The Zootoca vivipara chromosome 4, rZooViv1.1, whole genome shotgun sequence genome has a segment encoding these proteins:
- the LOC118084778 gene encoding filamin A-interacting protein 1-like, translated as MRSRSNSTEHSSKSKHSQKMPSDTYTENTPGTERVKMKRRKTEKDFAAKTDTILRSPDSDKKQRNYSKKEDLSRDDLLFLLSVLEGELQAQDEVIGVLKAEKINLALLEAQYGFVTPKKVLEALQRDAIQAKATLWQEDIYEKPMGELDKVAEKHKETHRRMLEQLLMVEKSHRQTLYDLEEEKRKHAEYMEKSDEFTNLLEQEQERLLMSFVKQFLRGSLNQRLPVQL; from the exons ATGCGTTCCAGAAGTAACAGCACGGAACATTCTTCCAAGTCAAAACATTCTCAAAAAATGCCAAGTGACACTTATACAGAAAACACCCCTGGCACCGAGAGGGTGAAAATGAAGaggagaaaaacagaaaaggactttgcagcaaaaacagacaCTATCCTGAGAAGCCCTGATTCAGacaagaaacaaagaaactatTCCAAAAAGGAAGATCTTTCTCGCGATGATCTTTTATTTCTTCTGAGCGTGCTTGAGGGCGAATTACAA GCGCAGGATGAAGTCATAGGAGTTTTAAAGGCTGAAAAAATTAACCTGGCTTTACTTGAAGCACAATATGGCTTTGTTACTCCAAAAAAGGTCCTTGAAGCACTTCAGCGAGATGCTATACAAGCCAAGGCTACACTATGGCAGGAGGATATCTATGAAAAGCCCATGGGAGAG CTTGACAAAGTTGCTGAGAAACATAAAGAAACTCACAGGCGGATGCTGGAACAGCTCTTAATGGTAGAAAAATCTCACAGGCAAACCCTGTATGAtctggaggaagagaagaggaaacatGCAGAGTACATGGAGAAAAGCGATGAGTTTACCAATTTACTGGAACAAGAACAAGAAAG